A genomic segment from Micromonospora echinaurantiaca encodes:
- a CDS encoding alpha/beta fold hydrolase codes for MTEQHDGPVDESCVLTEGPWTHRFVGANGSRFHVVEAGAGPMVLFLHGFPEHWWAWHEMLPAVADAGFRAVAVDLRGYGASDKPPRGYDGYTLAADVAGLIRALGERSATVVGTGAGGLIGWTVASFHPALVRRLVVLGAPHPLRLRAAIFADPRGQFAASTPTLKFQLPRYEHVLTRDGATAVEEMLRRWGGPRWVSGPDFGAYARRCREAMRIPQAAFCALEGYRWAFRSVLRLHGYRFVRLMQKPLITPTLQLHGALDRASLPRTAQGSGRYVVAPYEWRLLDDVGHFPHVEAPEVVLGEILRWAKS; via the coding sequence CAGCCGGTTCCACGTGGTCGAAGCCGGCGCCGGGCCGATGGTGCTCTTCCTGCACGGCTTCCCCGAGCACTGGTGGGCCTGGCACGAGATGCTGCCGGCGGTCGCCGACGCCGGCTTCCGCGCCGTCGCCGTCGACCTGCGCGGCTACGGCGCCAGCGACAAGCCACCCCGGGGGTACGACGGCTACACGCTGGCCGCCGACGTCGCCGGGCTGATCCGTGCGCTCGGCGAACGCTCCGCCACCGTGGTCGGCACCGGCGCCGGCGGCCTGATCGGCTGGACCGTGGCGTCCTTCCACCCCGCCCTGGTCCGGCGGCTGGTGGTGCTCGGCGCGCCGCACCCGCTGCGGCTGCGGGCCGCCATCTTCGCCGACCCGCGCGGGCAGTTCGCCGCGTCCACCCCGACCCTGAAGTTCCAGCTGCCCCGCTACGAGCACGTGCTCACCCGGGACGGTGCCACGGCGGTCGAGGAGATGCTGCGCCGCTGGGGCGGGCCGCGCTGGGTGTCCGGGCCGGACTTCGGCGCGTACGCGCGGCGCTGCCGGGAGGCGATGCGGATCCCGCAGGCAGCGTTCTGCGCGCTGGAGGGCTACCGCTGGGCGTTCCGCTCGGTGCTGCGCCTGCACGGCTACCGGTTCGTCCGGCTGATGCAGAAGCCGCTGATCACCCCGACCCTGCAACTGCACGGCGCGCTCGACCGGGCCTCGCTGCCGCGTACCGCCCAGGGCTCCGGCCGGTACGTGGTGGCGCCGTACGAGTGGCGGCTGCTCGACGACGTGGGCCACTTCCCACACGTGGAGGCGCCGGAGGTGGTGCTCGGCGAGATCCTGCGCTGGGCGAAGTCCTGA